One window from the genome of Pseudomonas sp. L5B5 encodes:
- the hisI gene encoding phosphoribosyl-AMP cyclohydrolase produces the protein MIQRPPLSLLDLEAAPQGSRWPLTAVLDALPWNADGLIAAIAQRHDNGEVLMLAWMNRRALAETLASGQVCYWSRSRRCLWRKGESSGHRQRLVEARLDCDGDAVLLRVEQTGPACHTGRPNCFYNAIREGAVEVISSPLKDPRHDP, from the coding sequence ATGATCCAGCGCCCACCGTTGTCGCTGCTGGATCTGGAAGCGGCCCCCCAGGGCAGCCGCTGGCCTTTGACTGCTGTGCTCGACGCCCTGCCCTGGAACGCCGACGGCTTGATCGCCGCCATCGCCCAGCGCCATGACAACGGCGAGGTACTGATGCTGGCCTGGATGAACCGCCGGGCCCTGGCCGAGACCCTGGCCAGCGGCCAGGTCTGCTACTGGTCGCGTTCGCGCCGGTGCCTGTGGCGCAAGGGTGAAAGCTCCGGGCACCGCCAGCGCCTGGTTGAAGCACGCCTAGACTGCGACGGCGACGCCGTGCTGCTGCGGGTAGAGCAGACCGGCCCGGCCTGCCACACCGGGCGCCCCAACTGTTTCTACAACGCCATTCGCGAGGGCGCGGTGGAAGTCATCAGTTCTCCCTTGAAGGACCCGCGCCATGATCCGTAA
- a CDS encoding metal ABC transporter substrate-binding protein, with product MRVLLVLFSLLLPLSLSTAQAADKLAVVTSFSILADMTRQVGGDHVQITSLVGADEDAHTYEPTPDDAKALLRARLIIKNGLGFEPWLDRLVASTATPAVVITASRGVIPRTLEEDGEHIPDPHAWHNLANSELYVHNITKALVAADPVHRDDYERNGQAYLERIYQLLAEAKAKFGALPAGNRKIVTSHDAFGYLGQAYGIEFLAPQGLSTEREPSAAEVAALITQIRNAGVKAVFMENIKDARLLKQIADESGAHIGGTLYSDALSASGPASTFTGLFEYNLNTLYDALGRP from the coding sequence ATGCGTGTTCTACTCGTGCTGTTCAGCCTGCTGCTGCCGTTGTCGCTATCCACTGCCCAGGCGGCGGACAAACTGGCCGTGGTCACCAGCTTCAGCATCCTCGCCGACATGACCCGCCAGGTCGGCGGCGACCATGTGCAAATCACCAGCCTGGTGGGCGCCGATGAGGATGCCCACACCTACGAGCCGACTCCGGATGACGCCAAGGCCCTGCTCCGTGCCCGGCTGATCATCAAGAACGGCCTGGGCTTCGAACCCTGGCTGGACCGCCTGGTGGCCAGCACCGCGACCCCGGCCGTGGTCATCACCGCCAGCCGCGGGGTAATCCCCCGTACGCTGGAAGAAGACGGCGAACACATTCCCGATCCGCACGCGTGGCACAACCTGGCCAACAGTGAACTCTACGTCCACAACATCACCAAGGCGCTGGTCGCCGCCGACCCGGTCCATCGGGACGACTACGAACGCAATGGCCAGGCCTACCTCGAGCGCATCTATCAACTGCTGGCCGAAGCCAAGGCCAAGTTCGGCGCACTGCCCGCCGGCAACCGCAAGATCGTCACCTCCCATGACGCCTTCGGTTACCTGGGCCAGGCCTACGGCATCGAGTTCCTGGCGCCCCAAGGCCTGTCCACCGAGCGCGAGCCATCGGCGGCGGAAGTCGCTGCGCTGATCACCCAGATCCGCAACGCCGGGGTCAAGGCGGTGTTCATGGAAAACATCAAGGACGCGCGCCTGCTCAAGCAGATCGCCGACGAAAGCGGGGCCCATATCGGTGGCACGCTGTATTCCGATGCGCTCTCGGCCAGCGGTCCGGCGAGCACCTTCACCGGCTTGTTCGAGTACAACCTCAATACGCTGTACGACGCCCTGGGGCGACCATGA